The proteins below come from a single Asanoa ferruginea genomic window:
- a CDS encoding CocE/NonD family hydrolase, which produces MNVRRRITAAAAGALITIATLAVSGPATAATPSSTPVHDGITHEENPRVPEGAVWTEHYFPSADHSGVELHADVLRPANLPQRAITPVILAVGPYFGHAGQTGPEGWAQTGPSNRFEDFTSGTNLFARGYTYVMVDLRGFGGSTGCLDWVGPGEQADVKAAIQWVAKQPWSTGKVGMYGKSYDAVTGLVGNNLRLPALKAVVAQEPVWNMYNYLFSNGVPRPNVTGTPNAYNGIATMAGLSDDSDRYKANADYEVSHPECLADNLTNNNNPDLDSPYWRARNLAAKAKGTSTPLFITQGFIENNTKPEDAEEYLDNHRGFERGWMGQWEHVRGNETNGAGQLLQGRAGFFDEVMRLYDHYLKGAKPSVQDPAFAIEDNTGGWRAQSSWPTSASSRTTADLLNGQYVDDGIASALAANADADQQWDMEHYTDPSPLAASNRAPMQAAADTHSYFTWSTPTTSRVRITATPDITLNASATGNVMVRLWDVAPDGTAVMFDENVALIERAGRVTFDLKSTDWTFELGHQLGVQLGTIGSGSWRDTPSGNTIQVSRAKLGLELQNPRYDVPTQGDRSPFLDTYLRQFTRTLTDVGEGTFPLAVRGRP; this is translated from the coding sequence ATGAACGTACGCAGGCGGATAACAGCCGCTGCCGCCGGTGCCCTGATCACGATTGCGACGCTCGCCGTAAGTGGGCCGGCCACCGCCGCCACTCCATCGTCGACGCCGGTCCACGACGGGATCACCCACGAGGAGAACCCGCGCGTACCCGAAGGTGCCGTGTGGACGGAGCACTACTTCCCGTCCGCCGACCACAGTGGCGTCGAGTTGCACGCCGACGTTCTGCGTCCCGCCAACCTGCCGCAACGCGCCATAACGCCGGTCATCCTCGCCGTCGGGCCTTACTTCGGGCACGCCGGTCAGACCGGGCCGGAAGGGTGGGCCCAGACCGGGCCGTCCAACCGGTTCGAAGACTTCACCAGCGGCACCAACCTCTTCGCCCGCGGCTACACCTACGTGATGGTCGACCTGCGCGGCTTCGGCGGGAGCACCGGCTGCCTCGACTGGGTGGGGCCCGGCGAGCAGGCCGATGTGAAGGCCGCGATCCAGTGGGTCGCGAAGCAGCCGTGGTCGACGGGCAAGGTCGGCATGTACGGGAAGTCGTACGACGCGGTGACCGGTCTTGTCGGTAACAACCTGCGCCTCCCCGCGCTGAAGGCCGTCGTGGCGCAGGAACCGGTGTGGAACATGTACAACTACCTGTTCAGCAACGGTGTCCCCCGGCCCAATGTGACCGGCACGCCCAACGCCTACAACGGGATCGCCACGATGGCCGGGCTGTCCGACGACAGCGACCGTTACAAGGCGAATGCCGACTACGAGGTGAGCCACCCCGAGTGTCTCGCCGACAACCTGACGAACAACAACAACCCTGACCTCGACTCGCCCTACTGGCGGGCGCGCAACCTCGCCGCGAAGGCCAAGGGCACGAGCACTCCGTTGTTCATCACCCAGGGCTTCATCGAGAACAACACCAAGCCCGAGGACGCCGAGGAATACCTCGACAACCACCGCGGCTTCGAGCGGGGTTGGATGGGACAGTGGGAGCACGTCCGCGGCAACGAGACCAACGGGGCCGGGCAGTTGCTCCAGGGCCGCGCCGGTTTCTTCGACGAGGTCATGCGCCTCTACGACCACTACCTGAAGGGCGCCAAGCCCTCGGTGCAGGATCCCGCCTTCGCCATCGAGGACAACACCGGCGGGTGGCGCGCGCAGTCGTCCTGGCCGACCTCGGCCTCGTCGCGCACCACGGCCGACCTGCTGAACGGCCAGTACGTCGACGACGGCATCGCCTCGGCGCTCGCCGCGAACGCCGACGCTGACCAGCAGTGGGACATGGAGCACTACACCGATCCCAGCCCGCTCGCCGCCAGCAACCGAGCGCCGATGCAGGCGGCGGCCGACACGCACAGCTACTTCACCTGGTCCACACCGACCACGTCCCGGGTGCGGATCACCGCCACCCCCGACATCACGCTGAACGCCAGCGCGACCGGCAACGTCATGGTGCGGCTCTGGGATGTCGCGCCGGACGGCACCGCGGTGATGTTCGACGAGAACGTCGCGCTGATCGAACGCGCCGGCCGGGTGACGTTCGACCTGAAGTCGACCGACTGGACCTTCGAGCTGGGCCACCAACTCGGCGTTCAGCTCGGCACGATCGGCAGCGGAAGCTGGCGCGACACCCCCAGCGGCAACACGATCCAGGTCAGCCGGGCCAAGCTGGGTCTGGAACTCCAGAACCCCCGGTATGACGTGCCCACCCAGGGCGACCGGTCGCCGTTCCTCGACACCTACCTGCGACAGTTCACCCGCACGCTGACCGACGTCGGCGAGGGCACCTTCCCGCTCGCCGTCCGCGGGCGACCATAA